The proteins below are encoded in one region of Lactuca sativa cultivar Salinas chromosome 3, Lsat_Salinas_v11, whole genome shotgun sequence:
- the LOC111908748 gene encoding inactive LRR receptor-like serine/threonine-protein kinase BIR2 has translation MNCFRGILSTVFLITFLLFLHIESSSVVAEDDVQCLRGLQKSVHEPGSTLSTWNFANTTIGFICSFFGVTCWNDQENRVITLTLREAGLAGPVPSDLQFCRSLQNLDLSGNNLTGSIPSEICTWLPYLVSLDLSNNEFTGEIPASLGNCSFLNSIVLSGNKLSGSIPVQFSSLGRLNRFSVADNDLSGSIPPGLSNFDSSNFDGNNGLCGKPLTKCGSLSKKNLVIIIAAGVLGAVGSLLLGFGLWWWCSTKSTRKRKNGIDRDDDSNSWADRLRAYKLVQVSLFQKPLVKVKVVDLMIATNNFSRENVIISTKTGTTYKAILSDGSALAIKRLNTCKLHERQFRLEMNRLGQLRHPNLTPLLGYCIVEEEKLLVYKYMSNGTLSSALHKNGSLLDWPTRFRIASTAARGLAWLHHGCRPAILLQNFTSDVIFLDEDYDARIVDFGLARLLTSSSDQANENDLCNEYASEKGDTYGFGVVLMELATGQKPLEVNASEEGYKGNLVDWVNKHSSSGRMKDTIDKNLVGRGHDDEILQVLKIAGDCVASEPQVRLSMYRVSEMLSKISQEPGLSQHYDEFPLLFNTHEMDGIV, from the coding sequence ATGAACTGTTTCAGAGGTATTCTCTCCACCGTGTTCTTAATTACGTTTCTGCTTTTCTTACATATCGAGTCGTCGTCGGTCGTCGCGGAGGATGATGTCCAGTGCTTGCGAGGTCTTCAGAAATCGGTCCACGAACCAGGATCGACGCTCTCTACGTGGAATTTTGCCAACACTACTATAGGTTTCATCTGCAGCTTCTTCGGTGTTACTTGCTGGAACGATCAGGAGAATCGTGTAATTACGCTCACACTTCGTGAAGCTGGACTCGCCGGACCAGTTCCTTCGGATTTACAGTTCTGTCGGAGCTTACAGAACCTGGATCTCTCCGGTAATAATCTTACTGGCTCTATTCCTAGCGAAATTTGTACCTGGTTGCCTTATCTGGTTAGCTTAGATTTGTCAAACAACGAATTCACCGGAGAAATTCCGGCGAGTCTCGGTAATTGCTCGTTTCTCAACAGTATCGTTCTCTCGGGAAATAAGTTGTCTGGTAGTATACCAGTTCAGTTCTCTAGTTTAGGCAGGTTGAACAGGTTTTCAGTTGCCGACAATGATCTTTCTGGTTCTATTCCACCGGGGTTGTCCAATTTTGACTCCTCGAATTTTGATGGGAATAATGGACTCTGTGGTAAGCCTCTTACAAAGTGTGGTAGTCTAAGCAAAAAGAACCTTGTAATCATCATTGCAGCCGGTGTTCTTGGAGCAGTGGGGTCGTTACTGTTAGGGTTTGGGCTATGGTGGTGGTGCTCTACTAAATCAACGAGGAAGAGAAAGAATGGTATTGATAGAGATGATGATAGTAACAGCTGGGCTGATAGGTTACGAGCCTACAAGCTTGTTCaggtttctttgtttcaaaaaccACTTGTGAAGGTTAAAGTCGTTGATTTGATGATTGCAACAAACAATTTCAGTAGAGAGAATGTGATAATATCAACCAAAACAGGAACAACTTACAAAGCCATTCTCTCAGATGGATCTGCACTTGCAATCAAGAGGCTTAACACATGTAAGCTTCACGAGAGACAATTCCGATTGGAGATGAACAGATTAGGTCAACTCAGACACCCTAATCTAACTCCTCTGTTAGGTTACTGCATAGTTGAAGAAGAGAAACTCCTGGTTTACAAATACATGTCCAATGGAACTTTATCATCAGCACTTCATAAAAACGGGAGCTTGTTAGATTGGCCTACAAGGTTTAGAATTGCTTCAACTGCAGCAAGAGGTCTAGCTTGGCTTCACCATGGTTGTCGCCCTGCAATTCTGCTTCAAAATTTCACCTCTGATGTTATCTTCCTTGATGAAGATTACGATGCAAGAATTGTGGATTTTGGATTAGCTAGACTTCTCACCTCATCTTCTGATCAAGCAAATGAGAATGACTTGTGTAACGAGTACGCATCTGAGAAAGGTGATACTTATGGTTTTGGTGTTGTCCTCATGGAATTAGCAACAGGGCAGAAACCCCTTGAAGTGAACGCTTCTGAAGAAGGGTATAAAGGTAATTTAGTCGATTGGGTGAACAAACACTCGAGCTCTGGACGAATGAAGGACACCATAGACAAGAATCTTGTTGGCAGAGGTCATGATGATGAGATTCTTCAAGTTCTTAAAATTGCAGGTGATTGTGTTGCTTCTGAACCTCAAGTCAGATTGTCAATGTATCGAGTTTCTGAAATGTTGAGTAAGATATCTCAAGAACCAGGTTTGTCTCAACATTATGATGAGTTTCCACTTCTTTTTAACACACATGAAATGGATGGAATTGTTTAA